The Megalops cyprinoides isolate fMegCyp1 chromosome 12, fMegCyp1.pri, whole genome shotgun sequence genome contains a region encoding:
- the luzp1 gene encoding leucine zipper protein 1 — protein sequence MTDYKDTTNRHLRHKLQSLARRLDELEEATNKLQKSEDELLDLQDKIIQAEGSSSPLLNEVDLLRKRVLKIEGKDEEVRKAEDLCRLVREKLEEEENQTKELKSEIERLQGRMAELEKLEEAFSKSKSDCTQLCLSLNEEKNLTRKLSSELEALKARMKEVDASESRLDRAEQALTVEMERLKALTQAFVGERKRLLEKQREDEKLIRELTEKLERNNRLNIADQSRNASNLQERSSETSDLRIEDDLSPGLTNKLGMRKKSLDLLKLADEVGLRNKSENEKNSSDGQEDNKVKDLTQEVERLKNRLKQLELVEEDLKNTESKNVELLEKFQLERNRSKALNDQVEQLKMQLGVGSGGDGAKILENGKAENEEINVRGGFRQEKPKYRSVAADPPVSKYKARELSPQQRKETKLRSKDLSNSEESSPKSVRRALSPAHKSRRGVKTGAPVVDTGVKERGRVLEEKTTGASYTSSCAPTSDSKKPSVLSRYPPAANDQKSWKTSVKPNENDSKKSRVEKFSRLYVGSDSESNNSDMLPESSSKAVDVTAPEKDASDQEQLDPSPESSAECNLSKANGSYIAYRSHVAPLVASDLGSEGHSSASETESTGSRRSAGEPEPVPEVTALSGRPTASKYPRYTRLQDSHSEGSSTRSSFDEEQQRPLVAEGGSREPTHTPSGIEIRRVCSPREALQSKAVIKPAIVEIDRKEVMMSGGGSEPLAPNGKPKISTKPVLTSKMTSSITIYPAPNDPSSSRTSSRSSSVSSEPPRERHTSTSNIVITPSDHRSSVSIPYEISIPKSEITLRPSQEAADDELPGVEMSRVEAQLVSRSSFTLKSPETTFDLNNDTESGFESSSSSSTTTVTSWRSHRRQPHPGCRDDCLPEMRNVTVRSTWRNKGAASVDEIGQGARTDGSEDEAESATTWRAYRATTVLDAEETTTTTRTGKPSPAEVYMRRINSVVTTKEIPDPIRRSKSSLSPMEGGYRRSIPHEPVCAQELQPWNRPQSTALEETTDPPVSSWRRPSPAELGSYDRISKTESVSKRTASKPELWQGQGGTPSRGQVGRAEGRGGLTRPWSTRQTEN from the coding sequence ATGACGGACTACAAGGACACCACGAACCGCCACCTGCGGCACAAGCTGCAGAGCCTGGCGCGCCGCCTGGACGAGCTGGAAGAGGCCACCAACAAGCTCCAGAAATCAGAGGACGAGCTTCTGGACCTGCAGGACAAGATCATCCAGGCTGAGGGCAGCAGCTCCCCCTTGCTGAATGAAGTCGACTTGCTGCGCAAGCGGGTGCTGAAGATTGAAGGCAAGGATGAGGAGGTGCGCAAGGCGGAGGACCTGTGCCGGCTGGTGCGcgagaagctggaggaggaggagaaccaGACCAAAGAGCTGAAGTCGGAGATCGAGCGCCTGCAGGGTAGGATGGCTGAGCTGGAAAAGCTGGAGGAGGCCTTCAGCAAGAGCAAGTCGGACTGCACCCAGCTGTGTCTCAGCCTTAACGAAGAGAAGAACCTCACCAGGAAGCTCTCCTCGGAACTGGAGGCCCTCAAGGCCCGGATGAAGGAGGTGGATGCCTCAGAGAGCAGGCTGGACAGGGCAGAGCAGGCCCTCACGGTGGAGATGGAGAGGCTCAAGGCCCTCACGCAAGCTTTTGTGGGCGAACGCAAGAGATTgctggagaagcagagggaggacGAGAAGCTCATCCGGGAGCTGACCGAGAAGCTGGAGCGCAACAACAGGCTGAACATAGCCGACCAAAGCAGGAATGCCTCCAACCTCCAGGAGCGGTCCTCAGAGACCAGCGACCTCCGCATCGAGGATGACCTGTCGCCTGGCCTAACCAATAAGTTGGGCATGCGGAAGAAGAGCCTGGACCTGCTCAAGCTGGCTGACGAAGTGGGCCTGAGGAATAAGTCTGAGAACGAGAAGAACAGCTCAGATGGCCAAGAGGACAACAAGGTGAAAGACCTCACCCAGGAGGTCGAGAGGTTAAAAAATCGTTTGAAGCAGCTGGAACTGGTGGAGGAGGACCTAAAAAACACAGAGTCAAAGAATGtagagctgctggagaagttCCAGCTGGAGAGGAACCGCAGCAAGGCTCTGAATGACCAGGTGGAGCAGCTTAAGATGCAGCTGGGTGTCGGCAGTGGTGGTGATGGAGCGAAGATTCTCGAGAACGGCAAAGCGGAGAATGAGGAGATCAATGTACGAGGTGGGTTCAGACAGGAGAAGCCCAAGTACAGGAGCGTAGCCGCTGACCCTCCAGTGTCCAAGTACAAAGCCAGAGAGCTCTCCCCTCAGCAGAGAAAAGAAACTAAGCTGAGGAGCAAAGACCTGAGCAATTCTGAGGAAAGCTCACCGAAATCTGTCAGGAGGGCTCTCAGCCCAGCACATAAGAGCAGAAGAGGGGTGAAAACAGGTGCTCCTGTGGTAGATAcaggggtgaaggagagagggagagtgctgGAGGAGAAAACAACGGGTGCCAGCTACACCTCTTCATGTGCACCCACAAGTGATAGCAAGAAGCCCTCGGTCCTTAGCCGCTACCCTCCGGCAGCTAATGATCAAAAGTCCTGGAAAACGTCTGTGAAACCCAATGAGAATGACAGCAAGAAGAGCCGGGTCGAGAAGTTCTCGAGGTTGTACGTGGGCAGTGACAGCGAGTCCAACAATTCAGACATGCTGCCAGAAAGTTCAAGCAAGGCTGTGGATGTGACAGCCCCTGAGAAGGACGCATCTGACCAGGAGCAGCTGGATCCATCACCGGAGTCCTCCGCAGAGTGTAACCTCTCCAAGGCTAACGGGTCCTACATCGCCTACAGGTCTCATGTGGCTCCACTGGTGGCCAGCGATCTTGGTTCCGAGGGGCACTCCTCGGCCTCAGAGACTGAATCCACAGGGTCCAGGCGCTCGGCAGGAGAGCCGGAACCCGTGCCTGAAGTGACAGCTTTGAGTGGCAGGCCCACTGCTTCAAAGTATCCCAGATACACCCGCTTGCAGGACTCTCACTCAGAGGGCTCGTCGACGAGGAGCTCCTTTGACGAGGAGCAGCAGAGGCCCTTGGTGGCCGAGGGCGGGTCACGGGAGCCCACCCACACGCCCTCGGGCATCGAAATCCGCCGCGTCTGCAGCCCGCGGGAAGCGCTGCAGTCCAAGGCGGTCATCAAGCCGGCCATTGTGGAGATCGACAGAAAGGAGGTGATGATGTCGGGAGGCGGGTCGGAGCCGCTTGCTCCCAACGGCAAGCCCAAGATCTCCACCAAGCCGGTCCTAACGAGTAAGATGACCAGCAGCATTACCATCTACCCAGCGCCCAACGACCCCAGCTCCTCCAGGACcagcagccgcagcagcagcGTGTCGAGCGAGCCGCCGCGGGAGCGTCACACCTCCACCAGCAACATCGTCATCACCCCCAGCGATCACCGTAGCAGTGTCTCCATCCCATACGAGATCTCGATACCCAAGAGCGAGATCACGCTCCGGCCTTCCCAGGAGGCCGCCGATGACGAGCTGCCGGGCGTGGAGATGTCCCGCGTGGAGGCCCAGCTGGTGTCTCGGAGCAGCTTCACCCTGAAATCCCCAGAGACGACCTTTGACCTCAACAATGACACGGAATCCGGGTTcgagagcagcagcagcagcagcaccaccacgGTCACCAGCTGGAGGAGCCACCGCCGCCAGCCGCATCCCGGTTGCCGTGACGACTGCCTCCCGGAGATGCGCAACGTGACCGTGAGGAGCACCTGGAGGAACAAGGGGGCCGCCTCGGTGGACGAGATCGGCCAGGGGGCGCGGACGGACGGCTCGGAGGACGAGGCGGAGTCGGCCACCACGTGGAGGGCGTACCGGGCCACCACAGTCCTGGACGCGGAGGAGACCACGACGACCACGCGGACCGGCAAGCCCAGCCCGGCGGAGGTGTACATGCGCAGGATCAACAGCGTGGTGACCACCAAGGAGATTCCAGACCCCATCCGCAGGAGTAAGAGCTCCCTGTCCCCCATGGAGGGCGGATACCGGAGGAGCATCCCCCACGAGCCCGTCTGCGCCCAGGAACTGCAGCCCTGGAACCGGCCGCAGTCCACA